One Cydia fagiglandana chromosome 11, ilCydFagi1.1, whole genome shotgun sequence genomic region harbors:
- the LOC134668611 gene encoding uncharacterized protein LOC134668611: MSLWLVMVNIVAASRPSRQYLEFHISLLCLFRIRLYLRPQSVQKCLKINITCRVPKKKGLADIMASRTELRSGKFTSSFTHKKAQKEWEEITTILNAMPGATKTWQQWRKSWQDLLSKTKSKKGAINKDLHRTGGGRPLQALTEVETNIASLIDPRTISGHRDSQESEVTFDFDAHMISHMEAESEEEVTTVVQIVSDDDADAALPKPKEKVKQKKINLRTLMQQKLDLKKQAVEAEINFYREFLDNMRKQTAALEQIALSVRGRERSNLL; encoded by the exons ATGAGTCTATGGTTGGTTATGGTAAATATTGTGGCGGCCAGTCGCCCCTCTCGGCAGTATTTGGAATTTCATATTAGTTTACTTTGTTTGTTTAGAATTCGTTTGTATTTGCGCCCGCAAAGTGTTCAGAAATGTctgaaaataaacataacatGTCGAGTACCCAAAAAAAAAGGCCTAGCCGATATCATGGCTTCGAGAACAGAGCTGAGATCAGGCAAGTTTACCTCCAGCTTCACACACAAAAAAGCACAAAAAGAATGGGAGGAGATAACAACTATATTAAACGCCATGCCAGGTGCTACTAAGACCTGGCAGCAATGGAGGAAG TCATGGCAAGATCTGTTGAGCAAAACCAAATCTAAAAAAGGTGCCATTAACAAGGACCTACACAGAACGGGAGGAGGCCGGCCTCTGCAAGCTCTAACAGAGGTGGAAACGAACATTGCTTCCCTTATCGACCCAAGAACTATTTCGGGCCACCGAGACTCACAAGAGTCAGAAGTCACCTTCGACT ttgatGCACATATGATAAGTCATATGGAGGCAGAGTCAGAGGAAGAGGTGACTACGGTGGTACAAATTG TTTCAGATGATGATGCTGATGCTGCACTGCCCAAACCGAAAGAAAAggtcaaacaaaaaaaaataaacctaagaaCTTTGATGCAACAAAAAttggatttaaaaaaacaggcaGTTGAAGCTGAGATTAATTTTTACAGGGAGTTCCTTGACAATATGAGAAAGCAAACTGCTGCACTGGAGCAGATTGCTTTATCTGTAAGAGGAAGAGAGCGAAGCAATCTGCTCTAG
- the LOC134668844 gene encoding uncharacterized protein LOC134668844, with product MASLEEYLLFNLLNSEEDSEDENNLPAPLARRPQVPAQAVIAAFQQTEQKFKKSYRLTKGLCRDLIEKLKPYIKDAERTSDLNVEIKVLIALNFLATGSYQTPVGQHLSRKVSQSAVSNSISEVVAALNHRDIFGQFVKFPANLAELNQITQQ from the exons atggccAGTTTAGAGGAATATCTATTATTCAACTTATTAAACAGTGAAGAAGATAGTGAAGATGAGAACAATTTACCCGCGCCATTAGCGAGGCGGCCTCAGGTGCCGGCTCAAGCAGTCATTGCAGCTTTCCAGCAAACTGAACAAAAGTTCAAGAAAAGCTACAGGCTTACAAAGGGGCTGTGTAGAGACCTTATAGAGAAATTGAAACCCTACATAAAGGATGCCGAAAGGACATCTGATTTAAATGTCGAAATAAAG GTACTAATTGCGCTGAATTTTTTAGCCACAGGGTCATACCAAACACCCGTGGGCCAACACTTGTCCAGAAAAGTATCACAATCAGCTGTGTCAAATTCCATATCAGAAGTGGTTGCAGCACTCAATCATAGGGATATATTTGGACAGTTCGTCAAGTTCCCAGCTAATTTAGCAGAGTTGAACCAAATAACCCAGCAGTaa